Proteins found in one Paenibacillus wynnii genomic segment:
- a CDS encoding carbohydrate ABC transporter permease, which yields MYHKTLSYRTFSVINNVFLTVVSILCLLPMYHLLMVSLSSTAPANAGLVTFWPIGFTFEAYTKTFNNVNFLTSLWVSVQRTVIGTGLALVVNTIAAYALSKESRVFRARNIYLWYFVITMLFSGGLIPGYILILKLGLMNSLMALILPGLVAVFNIILLLNFFRTVPKDLEEAAFIDGAGQFRTFFSIYLPISLPVIATVSLFIMVGHWNAYFDGIIYIRDSDKLPLATFMQTIIVQADMSKLDPSAVANLSQRTIRASQIFISALPILLVYPFLQRYFVTGIVVGAVKE from the coding sequence ATGTACCACAAAACACTCTCCTATCGGACATTTAGTGTAATCAACAATGTATTTTTGACGGTTGTTTCCATTCTTTGTTTGCTTCCTATGTATCACTTACTGATGGTATCGCTCAGTTCAACCGCTCCTGCCAATGCGGGATTAGTTACTTTTTGGCCTATAGGTTTTACCTTTGAGGCGTATACAAAGACGTTTAATAATGTCAATTTCCTGACTTCCCTATGGGTATCGGTGCAGCGAACCGTTATCGGGACGGGACTTGCTTTGGTTGTTAACACCATTGCTGCTTATGCACTCTCCAAAGAATCACGTGTCTTTCGAGCCCGTAATATCTACCTCTGGTATTTTGTGATCACCATGCTGTTCAGCGGCGGCTTGATCCCGGGCTACATCCTTATTTTGAAGCTGGGACTGATGAACTCTTTGATGGCATTGATTCTGCCTGGATTGGTCGCCGTCTTCAACATCATTTTGCTCCTGAATTTCTTCCGTACGGTGCCAAAAGATTTGGAGGAAGCCGCCTTTATTGATGGAGCAGGCCAGTTCCGAACTTTCTTCAGTATATATTTGCCGATATCCCTGCCAGTAATCGCGACAGTCTCCTTATTCATTATGGTGGGGCATTGGAATGCATATTTCGACGGTATCATCTACATTCGGGATTCAGATAAGCTTCCATTGGCGACTTTCATGCAGACAATTATCGTTCAGGCAGATATGTCTAAGCTGGACCCGTCAGCGGTTGCTAATCTATCTCAACGCACCATTCGGGCTTCACAGATCTTCATCAGTGCCCTGCCGATTCTGCTGGTCTATCCTTTCTTGCAGCGTTATTTTGTAACCGGGATTGTGGTTGGCGCTGTGAAAGAGTGA
- a CDS encoding alpha/beta hydrolase, which yields MAFIQCQFYSEILSLSTGINVFIPQYSAIQVSGTGKLPVLYLLHGLSADHTDWVRHSFIERYAEEKGIAVVMPSVGRSYYTDMKYGSAYFTFLSDELPTIVRALFPISDRREDTFVAGMSMGGYGAFKLGLTFPERYAAVASLSGGLDIISRMSGPNNFQPNELIAIFGDVSEIEGSPNDLFYLLARLKGYNGIKPMFYQCCGTEDFLYTDNQTFRKHALDSGLEVTYHDGQGEHNWEYWDPKIKDIIDWLPLSGEK from the coding sequence TTGGCTTTTATCCAATGTCAGTTTTATTCAGAAATTTTAAGTTTGTCCACAGGCATCAACGTCTTTATTCCCCAATATTCTGCAATTCAAGTCAGTGGTACGGGTAAGTTGCCAGTCTTGTACCTGCTGCATGGGCTAAGTGCGGATCATACGGATTGGGTCAGGCATTCATTTATTGAAAGGTATGCGGAGGAGAAAGGAATTGCTGTCGTCATGCCAAGCGTAGGGCGCAGTTACTATACAGATATGAAGTATGGGTCAGCCTACTTTACTTTTCTAAGCGATGAATTACCAACTATAGTACGTGCCTTATTCCCTATTTCGGACCGCAGGGAGGATACTTTTGTGGCAGGGATGTCTATGGGAGGGTATGGTGCATTCAAGTTAGGACTTACCTTCCCAGAACGGTATGCAGCAGTTGCAAGTCTATCGGGAGGCTTGGATATTATCAGCCGTATGAGCGGTCCCAACAATTTTCAACCGAATGAGTTGATCGCTATTTTTGGTGATGTGTCTGAAATAGAAGGGAGTCCCAATGACCTTTTTTATTTATTGGCGAGGTTGAAGGGATATAACGGGATTAAGCCGATGTTCTATCAATGCTGCGGAACAGAAGACTTTTTGTACACAGACAACCAAACCTTCAGAAAGCATGCGCTAGATTCAGGATTAGAAGTGACGTACCATGATGGACAGGGCGAGCATAATTGGGAATATT
- a CDS encoding ABC transporter permease, protein MEAKLAQQVKQGKTPRINRKKGYKQPWMLHFMVLPAAILVFIFSYIPMSGVIMAFQDYKPALGIANSPWVGLKHFQYMWENDYFIQITLNTLFFACSKMVMNLIIPFFFALLLNEVRKMALKRTIQTLVYLPHFLSWVTLSGILIDILAQTGLINQFLSSTFGIKPIFFLGDGNWFRFTVIFSDVWKEFGFNTIIFLAALSGINPSLYEAAEVDGAGRWKQTMYITIPSLIPIAIVVATLALGNVLNANFDQVFNLYSPLIYQQGDIIDTFVYREGLLSGQFSFATAVNLFKSVISLVLIVISYRLAYRFAGYRIF, encoded by the coding sequence ATGGAAGCTAAACTTGCACAGCAGGTGAAACAAGGGAAAACCCCGCGCATAAACAGAAAAAAAGGCTATAAGCAACCATGGATGCTTCACTTTATGGTGCTGCCAGCCGCTATATTGGTTTTTATTTTCTCGTATATTCCCATGTCGGGTGTCATTATGGCGTTTCAGGATTATAAGCCTGCACTCGGGATAGCCAATTCTCCCTGGGTCGGGCTGAAGCATTTTCAATACATGTGGGAAAACGACTATTTTATACAGATTACTCTAAATACTCTGTTTTTTGCTTGCTCCAAGATGGTCATGAACTTGATCATTCCGTTTTTCTTCGCTTTATTACTGAATGAGGTCAGGAAGATGGCGCTTAAAAGAACCATCCAGACGCTTGTATACCTGCCTCACTTTTTATCCTGGGTTACCCTGTCCGGAATACTGATTGATATTCTTGCCCAGACCGGGCTGATCAACCAGTTCCTATCCAGTACGTTTGGCATCAAGCCGATTTTCTTTCTGGGGGACGGCAATTGGTTCCGGTTTACGGTCATTTTCAGTGATGTCTGGAAGGAATTTGGATTCAATACGATCATCTTTTTAGCCGCATTATCTGGAATTAATCCGTCACTTTATGAAGCTGCCGAGGTCGATGGAGCAGGACGCTGGAAGCAAACGATGTATATAACCATTCCTTCCTTGATCCCAATCGCTATCGTTGTTGCTACTTTGGCACTGGGCAATGTACTGAATGCGAACTTTGATCAGGTGTTCAATCTATATAGCCCGCTGATTTATCAACAAGGAGATATCATTGATACATTCGTCTACAGAGAAGGTCTCCTAAGTGGTCAGTTCAGTTTTGCTACCGCTGTCAATCTATTCAAATCAGTGATCAGTTTAGTTCTAATTGTTATTTCTTACAGACTCGCATATAGATTTGCCGGGTACAGAATTTTCTAG